One part of the Acidobacteriota bacterium genome encodes these proteins:
- a CDS encoding aminopeptidase P family protein, with the protein MDLTAIQKALRERNIDAWLFCDHHHRDPIAYRVLGLPDGLMVTRRWFYLIPANGQPTKLVHKIEAGHLDTLPGTKLQYSGWQELFDNMKGLLAAHRDIAMQYSPNNLVFTISLVDAGTVDLIRGLGKNVVSSQDLIAQFEATLTEDQIATHFAARDIIDRLTAEAFQEIGRRVRKGDTYEHEIQQWFMDAFARENMVTDDPPIVAVNANSGNPHYEPSAKHPVPIREGDFVLLDVWAKMNTPGAVFYDITWTGVLGKPTERHREIFKIVSEARDLGAKTAIDAVAAGRSIAGWEVDRAVRAHIKRAGYGDYFIHRTGHSIGTLVHANGANMDDLEIHDERRILPNSCFSIEPGIYLPEFGVRSEVNVLVRTGSAEVTGKAQHELVTI; encoded by the coding sequence ATGGACCTTACAGCCATTCAGAAAGCCTTGCGCGAGCGGAATATCGACGCTTGGCTATTTTGCGACCATCATCATCGCGACCCGATCGCCTATCGCGTGCTCGGGCTACCTGATGGACTCATGGTGACACGCCGCTGGTTCTACCTGATCCCTGCCAATGGCCAGCCGACCAAACTTGTCCACAAGATTGAGGCGGGCCACCTGGACACGCTGCCGGGCACCAAGCTCCAGTATTCGGGATGGCAGGAACTCTTCGACAACATGAAGGGTCTGCTGGCGGCACATCGTGACATTGCGATGCAGTATTCGCCGAACAACCTGGTGTTCACGATTTCCCTGGTGGACGCAGGGACTGTGGATCTGATTCGCGGGCTGGGCAAGAACGTAGTGAGTTCGCAGGATCTGATTGCGCAGTTCGAAGCGACCCTGACCGAAGATCAGATTGCCACGCATTTTGCGGCGCGAGACATCATCGACCGGTTGACTGCGGAAGCGTTTCAGGAAATCGGACGCCGCGTGCGCAAGGGCGACACTTACGAACACGAAATCCAACAATGGTTCATGGATGCCTTCGCGCGGGAGAACATGGTCACCGACGATCCGCCGATCGTTGCGGTGAATGCCAACAGCGGCAACCCGCACTACGAGCCGAGCGCGAAACATCCTGTACCGATTCGCGAAGGTGATTTCGTGTTGCTTGATGTCTGGGCAAAAATGAATACACCCGGCGCGGTGTTTTACGACATTACATGGACCGGCGTTCTCGGCAAACCTACTGAGCGTCATCGCGAGATTTTTAAGATCGTCAGCGAGGCGCGCGACCTCGGAGCCAAGACTGCGATCGATGCAGTGGCTGCGGGGCGATCCATTGCGGGATGGGAAGTGGATCGCGCGGTGCGCGCGCATATCAAGAGGGCTGGATACGGAGATTATTTCATTCATCGAACTGGTCATTCCATCGGCACGCTGGTACATGCGAACGGCGCCAACATGGACGACCTGGAAATTCACGACGAGCGCCGCATCCTGCCCAACTCCTGCTTCTCGATTGAGCCCGGTATTTATCTGCCTGAGTTCGGAGTACGCAGCGAGGTGAACGTGCTGGTGCGTACCGGCAGCGCTGAGGTCACAGGTAAAGCTCAACACGAACTGGTAACGATCTGA
- a CDS encoding proline dehydrogenase family protein, whose protein sequence is MLRATFIALSESRWLRHVAEQSKFGQRTSSRFVAGNTVQDAVRAADAVNQFGAGVSIDNLGENVTNAEEAKASAQLYHHLLDEIAARKLKANISLKLTHMGLDVDETLAHDLVSGLVARAASMSPKNFVRVDMEGSPYTQRTLDFVHQLHRVPENKGCVGAVIQSYMRRAEADIEKLLGDGIRIRLCKGAYKEPTEIAFQQKSEVDGNYIKLMKILMKSGIYHGLATHDEAIIREAKAYSSAANIPRNAFEFQMLHGIRRDLQQGLVKDGWGVRVYIPFGTEWYPYLMRRLAERPANVLFIAKNILRK, encoded by the coding sequence ATGCTGAGGGCTACTTTCATCGCTCTCTCGGAGAGCCGCTGGCTCCGACATGTCGCCGAGCAGTCCAAGTTTGGACAGCGCACCTCCAGCCGCTTTGTCGCCGGTAACACGGTTCAGGATGCCGTCCGCGCCGCGGATGCCGTGAATCAATTCGGAGCGGGCGTCTCCATCGACAACCTCGGAGAGAATGTCACCAACGCAGAAGAGGCGAAAGCGAGCGCGCAACTCTATCACCACCTGCTCGATGAAATCGCTGCCCGCAAGCTCAAAGCCAACATCAGCCTCAAACTGACCCACATGGGTCTCGACGTCGACGAGACTCTGGCGCACGATCTGGTCAGCGGACTCGTAGCCCGCGCCGCCAGCATGTCCCCTAAAAATTTTGTGCGCGTGGATATGGAAGGCTCCCCTTACACGCAGCGTACCCTCGACTTTGTTCATCAACTCCATCGCGTGCCCGAAAACAAAGGATGCGTGGGCGCGGTCATTCAGTCTTATATGCGCCGGGCCGAGGCGGACATCGAGAAGCTTTTGGGCGACGGTATTCGTATCCGGCTCTGCAAGGGTGCCTACAAGGAGCCGACCGAGATCGCTTTCCAGCAGAAGTCAGAAGTGGACGGCAACTATATCAAGCTGATGAAGATCCTGATGAAGAGTGGGATCTATCATGGTCTGGCCACGCACGACGAAGCCATCATCAGGGAAGCCAAGGCCTATTCGTCTGCCGCCAACATTCCACGTAACGCCTTTGAATTCCAAATGTTACACGGAATCCGCCGTGACCTTCAGCAGGGTCTCGTAAAGGACGGCTGGGGGGTGCGCGTCTATATTCCCTTCGGTACCGAGTGGTATCCCTACCTGATGCGGCGTTTGGCCGAGCGCCCGGCGAATGTCTTGTTTATCGCCAAGAACATCCTCCGCAAATAA
- a CDS encoding PQQ-binding-like beta-propeller repeat protein, which produces MILSGSNRFLGFVFMISSLFVSSVMAADAPAGSPQDVLTYHYNNLRTSWYSAETQLNASNVNPTKFGLLNTVVLDGRVDAQPLYVSQQTILNKGVHNVVYVATENNSIYAIDADTGKSLWRKNFGKPVPYSYKSFDDNVFPVMGILSTPVIDRTLGNLYFVTDTYNGKTDTFRLRAISLSSGQAATKPAVIKFSAILADGSMWKFNPKFHLQRPGLLEANGAIYVAFGSNGDINPDQSRGSIVRYNATSLLPMGGDVTDTWDPVHSTYLLSSIWQSGYAPAADANGDVYFSTGNSDPGFASYSQSFNHPDSIVHMAGDLNSLVDSFTPSNYFQLDQSDLDLGSAGMILLPDQPGSIPHLAVGGSKDGRAFLMNRDHLGGYTPSGPDNVIQTVNQGNCWCGPAFYVGADGKSYVLTAGGNGVTSWQLQTSPSVKLTAKGTTGTFYTNGLPDFGGVIPVVSSNGTAAGTAIVWFIQKPQFSSDSDPGAPLTLQAFDATNLVTPLFTAPAGTWTHAVNSNANTVPTVANGKVYIGSNKQLQIFGLLPPKNGLARAALPQSIATSTPDVVTCAPGATAATALGSSSSLHQIYGTVCKASGSEVQLSLRSGRSIAIDISNAFARHQRVALTPGRNVRMNVTVDEKGTVHAVKVSPAHTLSPLTPKDR; this is translated from the coding sequence ATGATTCTCTCCGGCAGCAATCGCTTCCTCGGTTTCGTTTTCATGATTTCTTCCCTGTTTGTGAGTTCCGTGATGGCTGCCGATGCGCCGGCCGGTTCTCCCCAGGATGTGTTGACCTATCACTACAACAACCTGCGCACCAGTTGGTACTCCGCCGAAACGCAGCTCAATGCTAGTAACGTCAACCCAACCAAGTTCGGGCTACTCAACACTGTTGTGCTTGACGGGCGCGTGGATGCCCAGCCGTTGTACGTTTCGCAGCAGACCATTCTGAACAAGGGCGTGCACAACGTCGTCTATGTCGCGACCGAGAACAACAGCATCTACGCCATCGATGCGGATACAGGAAAGTCTCTCTGGCGTAAGAATTTTGGAAAGCCTGTGCCGTATTCCTACAAAAGTTTCGACGACAACGTGTTTCCAGTGATGGGCATTCTGAGTACTCCCGTCATAGATCGCACCCTCGGTAACTTGTACTTCGTCACCGATACCTACAACGGGAAAACCGACACGTTTCGTTTGCGAGCGATCTCGCTGTCTTCTGGACAGGCGGCAACCAAGCCCGCGGTAATCAAATTTTCTGCCATCCTGGCCGATGGTTCCATGTGGAAGTTCAATCCCAAATTCCACCTGCAGCGTCCCGGTCTTCTCGAAGCGAACGGCGCGATCTACGTGGCTTTCGGCAGCAATGGCGATATCAATCCAGACCAGTCGCGAGGCAGCATTGTTCGTTACAACGCCACCTCACTTCTGCCGATGGGCGGAGATGTAACCGATACATGGGACCCAGTCCACTCGACTTACTTGTTGTCTTCGATCTGGCAGTCAGGCTATGCGCCGGCGGCGGATGCGAACGGCGACGTGTATTTCTCGACCGGCAATAGCGATCCCGGCTTTGCTTCGTATTCCCAAAGCTTCAATCATCCGGACAGCATTGTCCATATGGCTGGCGACCTGAACAGCCTGGTCGACAGCTTTACGCCCAGCAATTATTTTCAGCTCGATCAGTCCGATCTCGACTTGGGTTCGGCAGGTATGATCCTTCTTCCTGATCAGCCCGGTTCCATACCCCATCTGGCCGTGGGCGGCAGCAAGGATGGCCGCGCGTTCCTGATGAATCGCGACCACCTCGGCGGCTACACCCCGAGCGGCCCGGACAACGTGATCCAGACCGTCAACCAGGGCAACTGCTGGTGTGGACCGGCATTCTACGTCGGTGCCGATGGCAAGAGCTACGTTCTCACCGCGGGAGGGAACGGCGTGACCAGTTGGCAATTGCAGACCAGTCCCTCCGTGAAACTCACTGCGAAGGGGACCACTGGAACTTTCTATACCAATGGCCTCCCTGATTTTGGCGGAGTCATTCCGGTTGTCTCTTCCAACGGCACGGCGGCCGGGACGGCGATCGTGTGGTTTATTCAGAAGCCGCAGTTTTCCTCGGACAGTGATCCAGGCGCGCCCCTCACGCTCCAGGCCTTCGACGCCACGAACCTGGTGACTCCGCTGTTCACCGCGCCGGCCGGCACATGGACGCATGCGGTCAACAGTAACGCCAACACCGTGCCCACGGTGGCGAACGGCAAAGTCTATATTGGCAGCAACAAGCAATTGCAAATCTTCGGGCTCCTTCCTCCGAAAAATGGTCTCGCCCGGGCCGCGCTCCCGCAGAGCATCGCGACCTCGACTCCGGATGTGGTTACATGTGCGCCAGGTGCAACTGCAGCCACGGCACTTGGTTCTTCGAGTTCCTTGCATCAGATTTACGGAACGGTATGCAAAGCGAGTGGGTCTGAAGTGCAGCTCTCGTTGCGAAGCGGCCGGAGCATTGCGATCGACATCAGCAATGCATTCGCGCGCCATCAACGGGTCGCGCTCACTCCTGGACGAAACGTTCGCATGAATGTGACCGTCGATGAAAAAGGCACGGTCCATGCCGTGAAGGTTTCTCCGGCACACACATTGTCGCCGTTGACTCCAAAAGACCGGTAA
- a CDS encoding M28 family peptidase, translating to MSSLGLRGKTVLIKSRLLCALLLAIAPVIFAQSKPDEKNSTAATVPSAGDSANISPAQRAWEKKFQDGIVPANIRENMRRLSARPHHVGSPYDKDNAEWILSKFKDAGFDARIETFHVLFPTPKERVLELLEPTKFRARLQEPVLAVDPTSGQTAEQLPTYNAYSADGDITAPLVYVNYGNREDYEQLDRLGISVKGAIVIARYGHGWRGIKPKVAGEHGAIGCIIYSDPKGDGYVNGDDYTNGGWRPRDGVQRGSVMDTDYPGDPLTPGVGATADAKRLDIKDARTITKVPVLPISYSEALPFLSALKGPVAPENWRGALPITYHVGPGPARVHLKVASNWDLKPIYDVIGTLHGANDAQWVIRGNHHDAWVNGADDPISGQSVMLEEVRMLGELHRQGWTPSRTIIYCAWDGEEPGLLGSVEWVETHLAELQQHAVAYLNSDSNQRGFLDTGGTQDLQSFISGVARDIQDPETHMTVFQRSHLAAIADAKNAEERADLRKRKDLVVDALGDGSDFTAFQDLAGISTLSIEFGGESDGTQYHSIYDDFYWYTHFVDTDFVYGRALAQTAGTAMMRLADTALIPFDYAPQAEAIAKYETELEKLLKDKQDEFAETNLQLQEGVFTATSDPRRPTLPPPAETVPPFMNFAPMKNAIDLLKKSADRYSKALSSWQQKGSPDRSSQSLAAVNADLLKVGRLFLNEKGLPERPWFKNQIYAPGAYTGYGAKPIAAVREYMDEKKWKEAEAEVPQVSQIIEQVATGIDKAAASLEKAVAETP from the coding sequence ATGTCGAGTCTCGGACTCCGGGGGAAAACTGTGTTGATCAAGTCTCGTTTGTTGTGCGCGTTGTTGCTGGCAATCGCTCCTGTCATTTTTGCTCAATCCAAACCAGATGAGAAAAACTCAACCGCGGCGACTGTCCCCAGTGCCGGAGACTCCGCGAACATTTCGCCTGCCCAGCGTGCCTGGGAGAAGAAATTTCAGGACGGCATCGTCCCCGCGAACATTCGCGAAAACATGCGCCGCCTCAGTGCTCGTCCTCACCATGTGGGATCTCCGTACGACAAGGACAACGCAGAATGGATCTTGTCGAAATTCAAGGACGCCGGCTTCGATGCCCGGATCGAAACATTTCATGTCCTATTTCCGACCCCAAAAGAGCGGGTGCTCGAACTTCTGGAGCCGACCAAATTTCGCGCCAGGCTGCAGGAACCTGTTCTGGCTGTCGATCCAACGTCGGGCCAGACTGCGGAGCAGCTTCCCACTTACAACGCCTACTCGGCCGATGGAGACATCACCGCGCCTCTGGTCTATGTGAACTACGGCAACCGTGAGGACTACGAACAGCTTGACCGGTTGGGGATTTCAGTTAAGGGTGCGATCGTAATTGCCCGATATGGTCATGGCTGGCGCGGCATCAAGCCGAAAGTCGCAGGCGAGCATGGCGCCATTGGCTGCATCATCTATTCCGATCCTAAAGGGGACGGATACGTCAACGGCGATGACTACACGAACGGAGGTTGGCGGCCGCGCGACGGCGTGCAGCGGGGCAGCGTGATGGACACCGATTATCCCGGCGATCCATTGACGCCCGGAGTCGGCGCAACCGCGGATGCGAAGCGTCTCGACATCAAGGATGCCAGGACAATCACCAAGGTTCCCGTGCTGCCAATTTCTTATTCGGAAGCACTTCCGTTCTTGTCCGCGCTGAAGGGCCCGGTGGCTCCGGAGAATTGGCGCGGCGCATTGCCCATCACCTATCACGTCGGGCCTGGGCCAGCCAGGGTTCACCTCAAAGTTGCCTCCAACTGGGACCTTAAGCCCATCTATGACGTGATTGGAACCTTGCACGGAGCGAATGATGCGCAATGGGTAATTCGTGGCAACCATCATGATGCGTGGGTGAATGGCGCGGACGATCCGATCTCCGGCCAGTCTGTAATGTTGGAAGAAGTGCGCATGCTCGGGGAGTTGCACCGGCAGGGCTGGACGCCGTCGCGCACCATCATCTATTGCGCATGGGACGGCGAAGAGCCGGGGTTACTGGGATCGGTGGAGTGGGTGGAAACCCATCTCGCGGAATTGCAGCAACACGCGGTCGCCTACCTCAACTCCGACAGCAATCAGCGTGGGTTTCTCGATACGGGAGGCACCCAGGATTTGCAGTCCTTCATCAGCGGCGTCGCTCGCGACATCCAGGATCCGGAAACGCACATGACCGTGTTCCAGCGTTCCCACCTTGCTGCGATCGCGGATGCGAAGAATGCTGAGGAACGCGCCGACCTTCGCAAGCGAAAGGACCTGGTAGTCGACGCGCTCGGCGACGGTTCCGATTTCACCGCTTTTCAGGATCTGGCGGGGATTTCCACGCTGAGCATTGAATTCGGCGGCGAAAGTGATGGCACGCAATACCACTCGATCTACGACGATTTCTACTGGTACACGCACTTTGTCGACACCGACTTTGTGTACGGGCGCGCTCTGGCGCAAACCGCGGGCACAGCGATGATGCGCCTGGCGGATACCGCCTTGATCCCGTTTGACTACGCTCCGCAGGCCGAAGCGATCGCCAAATACGAAACCGAGTTGGAGAAGTTATTGAAAGACAAGCAGGACGAATTCGCCGAGACCAACCTGCAATTACAGGAAGGCGTCTTCACGGCGACGTCAGACCCGCGGCGCCCAACCCTGCCTCCGCCCGCCGAGACCGTTCCGCCTTTCATGAATTTTGCGCCCATGAAGAATGCGATTGACCTGCTGAAAAAGAGTGCCGACCGTTATTCCAAGGCACTATCGAGTTGGCAGCAGAAAGGATCGCCGGATCGCTCTTCGCAATCGCTCGCGGCAGTTAATGCGGACCTCCTCAAAGTCGGCCGTTTGTTCCTGAATGAAAAAGGACTCCCCGAACGTCCCTGGTTCAAGAATCAAATCTACGCACCGGGCGCCTACACCGGCTACGGAGCCAAACCAATCGCCGCCGTCCGCGAATACATGGACGAAAAGAAATGGAAGGAAGCAGAAGCGGAAGTTCCACAGGTATCCCAAATCATCGAGCAAGTTGCCACCGGAATCGACAAGGCTGCTGCGTCCCTTGAAAAGGCTGTCGCCGAGACACCGTGA